A stretch of Coccidioides posadasii str. Silveira chromosome 2, complete sequence DNA encodes these proteins:
- a CDS encoding uncharacterized protein (EggNog:ENOG4113VAS~COG:S~TransMembrane:1 (o6-23i)): MLSSTSTWIVTSILAIILFRYFYHRHQPAPSFTVSPLTDNHEHPVDHPIAIVIPSLDESLLFQTISRLFDTFVLKNEGRKEPTVVVVHAGRDTSNEIPVQLRVMMAAHPTLHVRRYTAPPSRGAQQNYGATYVATVAPHAAVYLFLHADTLLPQGWDAAILSTLSSPKPPALATFSLSLPPPISTPLRIMLWGANLRARRGGWPYGDQAYFLTRQTFDAVGGFPNVPIMEDVELLRRIRTRVKDGTVRVLPIAVQTSPRRWKQKGVLRNTILNQLIMTAWVCGVSPRTIYRWYYGVDPTFVMDPPRRHLALFARLPSPGKCKTRLIPRLGAEGASTFAQAALIDILHLFSTNPNACQKTFFYTPTTAHEEILHLLRQESLDSSWSIHPQPDHPDLGARLSDALIHLRNRLKTTVASLAEQSVTFIGMDCFDLTPTLVESSMACISSTPKVAHMYPARDGGYALLTVPLGCDAERVFRNIPWSCERTGAVQIERLREAGLSCVVGEVLGDVDDPADLEELWMKRDGRKREYPRTIAYLESNM; encoded by the exons ATGTTGTCCTCCACGTCCACTTGGATTGTGACATCCATTCTGGCCATCATCCTATTTCGATATTTCTACCATCGTCACCAACCCGCTCCGTCCTTCACCGTCTCCCCTTTGACGGATAATCATGAGCACCCTGTCGATCACCCGATTGCCATAGTCATCCCCTCGCTGGACGAGTCTCTCCTATTTCAAACGATTTCCCGGCTCTTCGACACATTTGTCCTGAAGAATGAGGGCCGCAAGGAACCCACAGTGGTAGTGGTCCATGCAGGTCGCGATACCAGCAATGAGATACCAGTCCAGCTGCGTGTGATGATGGCCGCTCATCCCACACTGCATGTGCGGCGCTATACTGCACCTCCATCCCGGGGCGCACAGCAAAATTACGGTGCTACATACGTGGCCACCGTGGCGCCCCATGCCGCGGTCTACTTATTCCTCCACGCAGATACTCTCCTCCCTCAGGGATGGGATGCGGCCATTCTCTCGACTCTCTCTTCCCCAAAACCACCGGCCCTGGCAACCTTTTCCCTCTCCCTACCACCACCCATCTCCACGCCGCTGCGGATAATGCTATGGGGCGCCAATCTGCGTGCTCGGCGGGGCGGCTGGCCGTATGGCGATCAGGCCTACTTTCTGACGCGACAAACGTTTGATGCCGTTGGAGGATTTCCGAATGTTCCGATCATGGAGGACGTTGAGCTATTAAGGCGAATTCGTACCAGGGTGAAAGATGGGACAGTGAGGGTGTTGCCAATTGCGGTGCAGACGAGTCCGCGACGATGGAAGCAGAAAGGTGTCCTTCGCAACACAATTTTGAATCAACTTATTATGACTGCATGGGTGTGCGGTGTTTCTCCAAGAACAATCTACCGGTGGTACTATGGAGTTGATCCGA CATTTGTGATGGACCCCCCCCGTCGCCATCTTGCTCTCTTTGCCCGTCTTCCATCTCCTGGAAAATGCAAGACACGTCTCATCCCCCGTCTGGGCGCAGAAGGAGCAAGCACCTTTGCCCAGGCCGCCCTGATAGACATCTTACACCTCTTCTCGACCAATCCCAATGCATGCCAAAAGACATTTTTTTACACGCCCACCACAGCCCACGAGGagattctccatcttctACGTCAAGAATCTCTCGATTCCTCCTGGTCCATCCACCCGCAGCCCGACCATCCAGATCTGGGGGCCCGACTAAGCGATGCACTCATCCACCTCCGAAATCGGCTGAAGACAACGGTGGCCTCACTTGCCGAGCAATCGGTGACCTTTATTGGAATGGACTGCTTTGATCTTACGCCTACTCTGGTGGAGTCCTCTATGGCTTGTATCTCCTCGACTCCCAAGGTGGCGCATATGTATCCCGCCCGGGATGGTGGGTACGCCCTGCTCACGGTACCTTTGGGATGTGACGCAGAGCGTGTGTTCAGGAATATTCCCTGGTCTTGTGAGCGGACTGGCGCGGTGCAGATTGAAAGACTACGGGAAGCGGGCCTATCTTGTGTGGTTGGCGAAGTTTTAGGGGATGTCGATGACCCTGCTGATCTGGAAGAGCTGTGGATGAAGCGTGATGGGAGAAAGCGAGAGTATCCCCGAACTATTGCATATCTGGAAAGTAACATGTAA
- a CDS encoding uncharacterized protein (EggNog:ENOG4113VRK~COG:S) translates to MTLGNWLRLSPVRIRAEVCRATSCSRPSLRTASTGLPPRRRLRFEPAKIPTFADWLSKEEKEIQDANRKRRDKDLRWASDRIPKFHTVMESHQQWPLLRDTPSVLQINVGKLCNLHCRHCHVEAGPTKTKENMSLETIERCLEVLAMSPCITTVDITGGAPELNPYFQTLVREARKMGKTVIDRCNLVVLWERGQEGLVNFLAEQKVNIVASLPCYTERPTDRQRGKLVYNDSILALKALNERGFGRPSPPAGSSQDGLRLDLVYNPADHSLPPSQSNLEAEYRERLWEDHQITFTSLYTLANMPIRRFADTLLRTGNYEPYMELLANAFNPQTVDGLMCRHTVNVGWDGKLYDCDFNGALEMGTRIGGRSHLDIWEIDNLEDLRDKTIRTGLHCFGCTAGAGSSCGGSLV, encoded by the exons ATGACTTTGGGAAACTGGCTTCGATTGAGTCCTGTTAGGATCCGTGCTGAGGTTTGTCGAGCAACCTCATGCTCAAGGCCATCCCTTCGAACCGCATCCACCGGCCTCCCACCGCGTCGTCGGCTCAGATTTGAACCAGCCAAGATTCCTACCTTTGCGGACTGGCTCTCTaaggaggaaaaagaaattcaagaCGCGAATCGGAAACGACGTGACAAA GACCTGCGATGGGCTTCAGACCGCATTCCCAAATTCCATACTGTGATGGAATCCCACCAGCAATGGCCTTTATTACGAG ACACCCCATCGGTTCTACAAATCAATGTTGGGAAACTCTGCAACCTCCACTGCCGTCACTGTCATGTGGAGGCGGGCCCAACCAAGACCAAGGAGAACATGAGCCTAGAG acGATTGAACGGTGCCTTGAGGTCCTTGCAATGAG CCCATGTATCACAACGGTCGATATCACTGGGGGAGCCCCTGAGCTGAACCCCTATTTTCAAACCCTTGTTCGAGAG GCAAGAAAAATGGGCAAGACAGTCATTGATCGCTGCAATCTTGTCGTCCTTTGGGAACGGGGCCAGGAAGGCCTTGTAAACTTTCTCGCGGAACAAAAGGTGAACATCGTTGCTTCTTTGCCCTGCTACACGGAGCGACCCACAGACCGACAACGAGGAAAACTGGTATATAATGATAG CATTCTCGCGCTCAAAGCTCTCAATGAACGTGGCTTTGGTAGGCCTTCCCCGCCAGCTGGCTCATCGCAGGACGGTTTGAGATTAGATCTTGTTTACAATCCTGCCGATCACTCTCTTCCTCCATCACAGAGCAACCTTGAAGCCGAGTATCGGGAACGTCTATGGGAAGATCATCAAATCACGTTTACCTCTCTTTACACCTTAGCGAATATGCCCATCCGACGCTTCGCCGATACGCTTCTCCGCACCGGGAATTATGAACCATACATGGAGTTGTTGGCCAACGCCTTCAACCCTCAAACTGTGGATGGACTCATGTGTCGCCACACGGTGAACGTAGGTTGGGATGGTAAGCTTTATGACTGCGACTTTAACGGTGCCCTGGAAATGGGAACTAGGATTGGTGGCCGTTCTCACTTGGATATCTGGGAAATCG ACAATCTGGAGGACCTTCGTGATAAAACTATTCGCACTGGGTTGCATTGCTTTGGATGCACGGCCGGCGCTGGCTCGAGCTGTGGGGGCTCGTTGGTCTGA
- a CDS encoding uncharacterized protein (EggNog:ENOG4113IAN~COG:Q~TransMembrane:1 (o283-307i)): MGKAKPPKFGSGRKATLLSTINQSLSFHASPELFLSTAPGAADETRDQSNALPSIVRAKILNRDVAVISSYRHCRDILQATHGASLSPTEPGSVARDGGDPITPSTFTVGPAYRELMSDFFPLPNLLLLDLPGHSQAKLHWEEHFARVFAQIPNLIRDTVVDHLTTWSHGSTVDLYEQMKDLSWKVLCAVFLGLSPGDDQYRTIISLQEDLMRGQFSLFPVSINTPLWRSPRCKGIEARKKLQVVLGEMMTTRTADGNPTCPFAQPSDSDGGLNSEELAGNTLLFTSSIAIKALASLLTASLLNLFLFPSQPPLASMVRRKHAHGKTHEDSDLLRSILLETERMSPPVIGVMRRVERDVVLTECATDPALQHQVVVPAGWDAWLYFVSASRDASIYQNASQFIPDRFLSQLEPSPPLAFGAGAKACLGREVTRTVVKTVASAMLETGIDLVGSIDQKGVRGWLGWDDNVSVDIIAKELKQLPCQRPREPIRVRVVRGE, from the coding sequence ATGGGAAAGGCGAAGCCTCCGAAATTTGGCTCTGGTAGAAAAGCCACACTTCTATCAACAATCAATCAGAGCCTGTCCTTCCATGCATCGCCGGAGCTATTTCTGTCCACCGCACCTGGGGCGGCAGATGAAACTCGAGATCAATCGAATGCATTGCCTTCCATTGTTCGCGCAAAGATCCTGAATCGCGACGTCGCCGTCATCTCCTCGTACCGGCACTGTCGGGACATTCTCCAGGCTACGCATGGCGCATCATTATCCCCCACGGAGCCTGGATCTGTGGCCCGTGACGGTGGCGATCCCATCACCCCTAGTACATTTACCGTGGGTCCTGCGTATCGCGAACTGATGTCTGATTTTTTCCCGCTGCCAAACCTGCTCCTGCTGGACCTCCCAGGACATTCACAGGCCAAGTTGCATTGGGAAGAGCACTTCGCCCGGGTATTCGCTCAAATCCCAAATCTTATACGGGACACCGTTGTCGACCATTTAACTACCTGGTCACATGGCTCCACGGTCGACCTGTACGAACAAATGAAAGATCTCTCCTGGAAAGTTCTGTGCGCCGTATTCCTCGGCTTGTCGCCTGGCGATGACCAATACCGCACTATCATCTCTCTCCAGGAGGACTTAATGCGTGGACAGTTCTCGCTTTTCCCGGTCTCCATCAATACCCCACTCTGGCGATCCCCGCGGTGCAAGGGCATTGAAGCGAGGAAAAAGCTTCAGGTTGTCCTCGGAGAGATGATGACGACGCGGACAGCGGATGGTAATCCTACCTGCCCCTTCGCCCAACCAAGCGATAGCGATGGAGGCCTCAACAGTGAAGAGCTAGCAGGGAACACCCTCTTATTCACTAGCTCTATCGCGATCAAAGCCTTGGCTTCGCTCCTGACAGCTTCTCTGCTCAacctctttctctttcccAGCCAACCTCCATTGGCTTCCATGGTTCGCCGAAAACACGCTCATGGGAAAACGCATGAGGACAGTGACCTACTTCggagtattctcttagagACGGAGCGGATGAGTCCGCCGGTGATCGGGGTGATGCGACGCGTTGAACGTGACGTGGTTCTCACCGAGTGTGCAACGGATCCGGCTCTGCAACACCAGGTGGTCGTCCCCGCAGGATGGGACGCATGGCTGTACTTTGTTAGCGCATCTCGAGATGCCTCAATCTATCAAAATGCGAGCCAATTCATCCCAGACCGATTCCTATCGCAGCTAGAGCCCTCACCTCCCTTGGCATTTGGCGCAGGAGCCAAGGCCTGTCTGGGTCGCGAGGTGACGAGGACGGTGGTGAAGACGGTAGCATCAGCGATGCTAGAGACTGGGATAGACTTGGTAGGGTCGATTGATCAGAAGGGGGTTCGAGGGTGGCTAGGATGGGACGATAACGTGTCCGTCGATATTATTGCAAAGGAACTGAAGCAACTGCCCTGTCAGCGACCACGAGAGCCCATTCGGGTACGGGTTGTTCGTGGGGAGTAA
- a CDS encoding uncharacterized protein (TransMembrane:5 (n7-18c22/23o38-56i133-152o164-186i198-218o238-261i)), protein MYMHPNVALASSAVTYPLLLRAITPRNGTAAQFMKSRELLSVAHCVLVLSATLYELHQQRRDWDPHATALESERHPLSEKKNHINILEAKPPLANAILAFECGYLIQDFAVLVLGARRTASDGRARSVLARNVNWRVLGWHHLGVVAGLGMFQWRAQRGEAKGVLILLIMMLMNGSTPIGTLHWFLAKFRPGWRGSICVTHALYLATYAMVRVYLLYWTVKLFGAWTGVSALEAFRRLRWQCQLGTGVIMASNTAWLLIGIRKWVCKYLIR, encoded by the exons ATGTACATGCATCCCAACGTAGCCTTGGCTTCGTCTGCCGTTACATACCCTCTTTTGTTACGGGCGATCACTCCTCGCAACGGCACCGCCGCTCAGTTTATGAAATCGCGGGAACTTCTCTCCGTGGCTCACTGTGTGTTAGTCCTTTCCGCAACACTCTACGAGCTGCATCAACAGCGGCGGGATTGGGACCCGCACGCCACCGCTCTGGAATCTGAACGGCATCCTTTGTCTGAGAAGAAAAACCATATCAATATCCTCGAGGCGAAACCGCCACTTGCGAACGCGATTCTGGCGTTTGAGTGCGGCTACCTGATCCAGGATTTTGCAGTGCTTGTCTTGGGGGCACGACGAACGGCAAGCGATGGCCGTGCGCGATCTGTGCTGGCGCGGAACGTCAATTGGCGGGTGTTGGGCTGGCATCACTTGGGCGTCGTTGCTGGCCTTGGTATGTTTCAATGGCGTGCACAGCGCGGAGAGGCCAAGGGAGTGCTCATTCTTCTGATAATGATGTTGATGAATGGCTC CACTCCCATTGGAACTCTACACTGGTTCCTGGCAAAGTTCCGTCCTGGATGGAGAGGCAGCATCTGCGTGACACACGCTCTATATCTCGCTACCTATGCGATGGTTCGGGTTTATCTTCTGTACTGGACTGTGAAGCTGTTTGGCGCCTGGACTGGTGTATCCGCCCTCGAGGCCTTCCGCCGTCTACGTTGGCAGTGCCAGTTGGGCACTGGGGTTATCATGGCCTCAAACACAGCTTGGTTGCTCATTGGGATCAGAAAATGGGTATGTAAATATCTGATCAGATAA
- a CDS encoding uncharacterized protein (EggNog:ENOG4113W5A~COG:I~TransMembrane:4 (i12-32o52-71i107-126o184-206i)), whose amino-acid sequence MTIPQSVWFPRVILLAIVCTGILWPSAWQPVVSALYRYLYTWPFFNRSFFETFETVLCYITIEPIYTARFARNPSRRIDMRDGANSGNKARPKLPKMKRPSRRLRELLIYVSPLLLLDLTLIKKYAGVDINAIRVSGGYPPASPTTPGHIKTTFLAPTLHRFSWKSPLQLVRALPHEPPTSRRVLLELAVSLFIYDALFFVIHIAFHRIQALHRIHGPHHGHLEIHPQVTNRLSVAERVSLILLANFSLNIIGSHVLTRTLFVPVFVYLLIEVHSGVDLDWQYDKILPQGWGAGPRKHALHHREGKRFYQPFFCWWDNWLESLEGARID is encoded by the coding sequence ATGACAATTCCACAGTCTGTGTGGTTCCCGCGAGTTATCCTGCTAGCCATTGTCTGCACAGGCATCCTATGGCCATCAGCATGGCAGCCGGTGGTTTCAGCCCTCTATCGCTACCTCTATACATGGCCATTTTTTAACCGAAGCTTCTTTGAGACCTTTGAGACGGTGCTCTGCTACATCACCATCGAGCCCATTTACACCGCGCGATTCGCGAGGAACCCCTCGCGTCGTATCGATATGAGAGATGGGGCGAACTCCGGCAATAAAGCTCGACCGAAGCTCCCAAAGATGAAGCGGCCGTCTCGTCGACTCCGGGAGCTTCTCATCTATGTTTCGCCCTTGTTGCTGCTCGACTTGACCCTGATCAAAAAGTACGCTGGTGTTGACATCAACGCCATCAGGGTGAGTGGCGGTTACCCCCCGGCCTCACCGACAACCCCGGGGCATATTAAGACCACCTTTCTCGCACCGACACTGCATCGCTTCTCCTGGAAGTCGCCGCTACAGTTGGTGCGAGCACTGCCTCACGAGCCGCCGACAAGCCGTCGTGTTCTGCTGGAGCTGGCCGTATCATTGTTCATATATGACGCGCTGTTCTTCGTTATTCACATTGCCTTTCACCGGATCCAGGCGCTGCATCGCATTCACGGCCCTCACCACGGCCATTTGGAGATTCACCCGCAGGTCACCAACCGCTTATCTGTCGCAGAACGTGTTTCCTTGATCCTGCTGGccaatttttctttgaataTCATCGGGAGCCATGTCTTGACGCGCACCCTGTTTGTACCCGTGTTTGTCTACCTGCTGATCGAGGTGCACTCCGGTGTTGACCTCGACTGGCAGTACGACAAGATCCTTCCTCAGGGTTGGGGTGCTGGGCCTAGAAAGCATGCTTTGCACCATCGGGAAGGCAAACGGTTTTATCAGCCGTTTTTTTGTTGGTGGGATAATTGGCTGGAGTCATTAGAGGGAGCCCGGATCGATTAA
- the MUS18 gene encoding UV-damage endonuclease (EggNog:ENOG410PIYW~COG:Q), whose translation MLRVLIRVLHPRGRVPLADRKSRVDRQIMARATRRNVATHNYKISGTESESSLSSAVSDYGETIAAIQANGFAKSKTEHLDMLDPEIDSEEPAEEEEVKGAAARRPPPVNSDYLPLPWRGRLGYACLCTYLRNCNPPVFCSRTCRIASILEYRHPLKDPSQPAHPTKNRPDRDQTPDVVRGEVYVQALGLANARDIIKMLRWNERFGIRFMRLSSEMFPFASHPEHGYKLAPFASEALADAGKVATELGHRLTVHPGQFTQLGSPRREVIESSIRDLEYHAEMLGLLKLPPQQDLDAVMIVHMGGTFGDKQVTLKRFKAVYKTLSQDIKKRLVLENDDVNWTVHDLLPVCEELDIPLVLDYHHHNINFDADKIREGTLDIIKLYDRIRATWTKKGITQKMHYSEPTPSAITKMQRRKHNSRVQMLPPCDPTMDLMIEAKDKEQAVFDLMKTYKLPGFEKVNEIIPHVRPRELEDGIDIGGPERRVYWPVGMEHWLRPEKRVVKRKMKNDEPGSNKSGPRTKAMAEESEGEGIMTKRPARRKSLKAKAKSKKT comes from the exons ATGTTGCGGGTTTTGATTCGAGTCCTCCATCCTAGGGGAAGAGTACCTCTTGCTGACCGGAAATCGCGGGTAGATCGACAAATCATGGCGAGAGCAACCAGGCGTAATGTTGCAACCCACAATTACAAAATCTCCGGCACCGAGTCGGAGTCGTCACTATCTTCTGCGGTCAGTGATTATGGGGAAACCATCGCCGCAATCCAGGCCAATGGATTCGCCAAGTCAAAAACAGAACATTTGGATATGCTGGATCCAGAAATAGATTCAGAGGAGCCAgctgaggaggaggaggtgaAAGGAGCTGCGGCGCGGCGGCCACCACCTGTGAACAGTGATTATTTGCCTCTCCCCTGGAGAGGACGCCTAGGATAT GCCTGTCTTTGCACGTATCTCCGGAACTGTAACCCTCCTGTCTTTTGCTCCCGTACATGTCGGATTGCGTCCATTCTTGAGTATCGGCACCCTTTAAAGGACCCCTCTCAACCTGCGCATCCGACGAAAAACCGTCCAGATCGGGATCAAACCCCAGACGTTGTTAGGGGCGAAGTATATGTTCAGGCCCTTGGCCTTGCGAATGCAAGGGACATAATAAAGATGCTGCGCTGGAATGAGCGGTTTGGCATACGGTTTATGAGGCTGAGCAGTGAAATGTTTCCATTTGCCAGCCATCCCGAACATGGATACAAGCTCGCACCGTTTGCGTCTGAAGCACTAGCAGACGCTGGTAAAGTTGCCACAGAATTAGGTCATAGACTGACAGTTCACCCTGGTCAA TTCACTCAACTCGGCTCACCACGCCGCGAGGTCATTGAAAGCTCAATCCGAGACCTTGAATATCATGCCGAAATGTTGGGCCTCCTGAAGTTACCGCCGCAACAAGACCTGGATGCCGTTATGATTGTCCACATGGGTGGGACTTTTGGAGATAAACAGGTAACCCTGAAGAGGTTCAAGGCTGTTTACAAAACCTTATCACAGGATATTAAAAAAAGGTTAGTTTTGGAGAATGACGATGTCAACTGGACAGTTCATGACCTGCTGCCTGTCTGcgaagaacttgatattccTTTGGTTCTTGATTATCACCATCACAATATCAACTTCGATGCCGATAAAATCCGTGAAGGCACTTTGGATATTATAAAGTTATATGACCGAATTAGAGCTACATGGACTAAAAAGGGAATCACACAAAAGATGCACTATTCAGAGCCGACACCGTCCGCAATTACGAAAATGCAGCGGCGAAAACACAATTCAAGGGTACAGATGCTACCACCCTGTGACCCAACTATGGACTTGATGATTGAAGCCAAGGATAAAGAACAAGCTGTCTTCGACTTGATGAAGACCTACAAGCTTCCTGGCTTTGAAAAAGTGAATGAAATTATTCCACATGTCAGACCCCGTGAATTAGAGGACGGGATTGACATTGGTGGCCCTGAAAGGAGGGTTTATTGGCCTGTTGGCATGGAGCACTGGCTTCGGCCTGAAAAGCGGGTTGTAAAGCGCAAAATGAAAAATGATGAACCAGGGAGCAACAAGAGTGGTCCCAGAACAAAGGCAATGGCCGAGGAATCGGAGGGCGAAGGGATCATGACTAAAAGGCCTGCCAGGAGGAAATCTTTAAAGGCAAAGGCAAAATCAAAGAAAACCTGA
- a CDS encoding uncharacterized protein (EggNog:ENOG410Q55J~COG:Q), with protein MDHPVHPLLTLQPSEVRRASKIVKDKFAGRHVLFRIIAVKEPPKDEVVQFLEAERAGRPLRYPARRIYVSYQFKGESEAFEDIVELYSGSVVHHRQLPRGMHLPSSQDDMLAVQNLVLDDPLVKSEIARLNLPLNTEVVPETWPYGKENDIPDPKRYQVWFFLKSIDPGVQRHPSANHFAHPLDFSAVVDDVTKKVIRIDRLPMGWGLDSISGDNDQWQPNPDAEYATDLQPSIRCDVKPICIQQPEGVSFRVEANDQVVHWQKWRFHLDFNWREGAVLRDVSYDGRPLFYRLSLAEMTVPYADPRSPFHRKSAYDLGEGGVGITANNLQLGCDCLGSIRYFDRWISDERGEPEIRKNCICMHEVDAGIGWKHTNYRNGRAEVTRARELVIQTIMTISNYEYILCWILDTAGALHYEVRATGIMSVVPADQREDFTKLDYGIMVSPGVMAPSHQHIFCLRLDPAMDGYNSSVVKYDETIPEPMNPATNPYGVMYRVKETPITESGYLDLNPATNRTVKIVSNDSRNSVTGHQKGYKIHIPATQLLLADPNSVHFRRAAFADHHFYFTRQSENELYPAGEFPWQSIGGLEEDSGLRQWAARKDPLVPGNGVVWTIFGFTHNPRPEDWPVMPCEVFRLAIKPSHFFDKNPALDMPASEQKTNKSTLVEPEKSAGGACCPDL; from the exons ATGGATCACCCAGTACACCCTCTCCTCACCCTTCAACCTTCGGAGGTTCGTCGAGCCAGCAAGATCGTCAAGGACAAGTTTGCTGGCCGACACGTCTTGTTCCGCATTATTGCCGTCAAGGAGCCCCCTAAAGATGAAGTCGTTCAGTTTCTCGAAGCGGAGAGGGCGGGGCGCCCATTGAGATACCCGGCTCGCCGTATCTACGTCAGCTATCAATTCAAAGGAGAATCCGAGGCGTTCGAGGACATCGTTGAACTTTACAGCGGGTCGGTTGTTCACCATCGACAGCTCCCGCGAGGTATGCATCTGCCTTCGTCTCAGGATGATATGTTGGCTGTCCAAAATCTCGTGTTGGATGATCCACTAGTCAAGAGCGAGATTGCACGATTGAATCTTCCTCTAAACACTGAGGTGGTCCCAGAGACTTGGCCTTACGGCAAGGAGAATGATATTCCGGATCCAAAGCGTTACCAGGTGTGGTTCTTCTTGAAATCGATTGATCCAGGGGTTCAAAGACACCCGTCTGCCAACCACTTCGCCCACCCCCTCGACTTTTCGGCTGTCGTTGATGATGTCACGAAGAAGGTAATTCGCATTGACAGGCTGCCGATGGGTTGGGGATTGGACAGCATTTCGGGAGACAACGATCAGTGGCAGCCCAATCCGGATGCAGAGTATGCCACCGATCTGCAGCCGTCCATCCGCTGTGACGTTAAACCAATTTGCATCCAGCAGCCCGAAGGCGTGAGCTTCAGGGTAGAGGCAAATGATCAGGTTGTTCATTGGCAAAAGTGGCGATTCCATCTTGACTTCAACTGGCGCGAGGGCGCTGTTCTCCGTGATGTTAGTTACGATGGTCGTCCGCTGTTTTACCGCCTTTCTTTGGCTGAGATGACTGTTCCCTATGCCGATCCCCGCTCCCCGTTCCATCGTAAGAGTGCCTACGACTTGGGCGAAGGTGGTGTCGGCATTACTGCCAATAATCTTCAGCTGGGATGTGATTGTCTGGGTTCGATCAGGTACTTCGATCGTTGGATAAGTGACGAGCGTGGAGAGCCAGAAATCAGAAAGAACTGTATTTGTATGCACGAAGTGGATGCTGGGATCGGGTGGAAGCATACAAACTACCGAAATGGTCGTGCTGAAGTGACCCGTGCTCGGGAGCTCGTTATTCAGACT ATTATGACTATTTCAAATTACGAGTACATTCTTTGCTGGATTTTAGACACTGCTGGTGCCCTCCATTACGAAGTCCGTGCCACTGGTATCATGTCTGTGGTTCCCGCTGATCAGAGAGAAGATTTTACGAAGTTAGACTATGGTATTATGGTCTCTCCTGGTGTGATGGCTCCATCACATCAACATATATTTTGTCTTCGTCTTGACCCTGCTATGGATGGATACAACTCGTCAGTTGTTAAATACGATGAGACCATTCCGGAGCCAATGAACCCGGCAACTAACCCATATGGTGTGATGTATCGTGTTAAAGAGACACCCATCACGGAATCTGGATATTTAGACCTTAATCCAGCTACCAACCGCACCGTCAAGATCGTGTCCAATGATAGTCGCAATTCAGTTACTGGGCACCAAAAAGGCTACAAAATCCACATTCCTGCCACACAATTGCTGCTCGCAGATCCCAACTCTGTGCATTTCCGCCGTGCCGCATTTGCAGACCACCATTTCTATTTCACCCGACAGAGTGAGAACGAATTATACCCAGCTGGAGAATTCCCATGGCAGTCAATCGGTGGACTTGAAGAAGACTCGGGTTTGCGCCAGTGGGCCGCGAGAAAAGATCCGCTGGTTCCCGGAAACGGAGTTGTTTGGACAATCTTTGGATTCACGCACAACCCACGCCCGGAAGACTGGCCGGTCATGCCTTGCGAGGTTTTTCGTCTTGCCATTAAGCCTAGCCATTTCTTCGATAAGAATCCTGCTTTAGATATGCCAGCAAGCGAACAAAAGACCAACAAGAGTACATTGGTCGAGCCAGAGAAGAGCGCTGGGGGAGCTTGCTGCCCTGACTTATAA